In Amphiura filiformis chromosome 2, Afil_fr2py, whole genome shotgun sequence, one DNA window encodes the following:
- the LOC140140194 gene encoding uncharacterized protein, whose translation MTSQLNGFKLICNTTTTKFKLLSCENWFFQQIDTFKMTMLSQTEALWFLKYILKVTSVQEKLTNDKAAFLDEIINIYRQKIPFQTITVISRTDEDQHLSSMDDIKAQVLSTQGGLCYDHNIFMKHLLEALGFEVCLNACDIGLNGVRSHVSVLVKNLVKTGDNYYVDVGTRDPFFQAISLDFDKESPVYKCGFQVYKFVKESEEISWWQKVNRSYSTVSLNKKDIIFDGWKKFMTFTLEPREIEYFRDHMLKHYVTQNPPLPRVTLLQLMRAVAYPGQKLVAILGTTLLHENDEGKIEKTKIRSKEELVGLYGKYFPQFPADLVELAIDKMKYNFEK comes from the coding sequence atgacaagtcaattaaatggatttaaATTGATCTGCAATACCACAACTACCAAGTTCAAACTGTTATCTTGTGAAAATTGGTTCTTCCAACAGATTGATACATTCAAGATGACAATGCTATCACAGACAGAAGCTCTTTGGTTCCTCAAATACATTTTGAAGGTAACGTCTGTCCAAGAAAAGCTGACCAATGACAAAGCTGCCTTTCTGGATGAAATCATTAACATCTACCGGCAGAAGATTCCATTTCAAACGATAACTGTAATATCCAGGACAGACGAAGATCAACATCTATCTTCAATGGATGACATCAAGGCACAAGTTCTTAGTACTCAAGGAGGCCTCTGTTATGATCACAACATCTTCATGAAGCATCTTCTGGAAGCATTAGGTTTTGAGGTTTGTCTCAATGCATGTGACATAGGACTGAATGGTGTACGTAGCCATGTATCAGTTCTTGTTAAAAACTTAGTGAAGACTGGGGATAATTACTATGTTGATGTTGGCACAAGAGATCCATTCTTCCAAGCCATTTCACTGGATTTTGACAAAGAATCACCAGTGTACAAGTGTGGTTTCCAGGTCTATAAATTTGTCAAAGAAAGTGAAGAGATCAGTTGGTGGCAGAAGGTCAATAGGTCATATTCAACTGTATCCCTAAATAAGAAAGACATCATATTTGATGGTTGGAAGAAGTTTATGACTTTCACATTGGAGCCAAGGGAAATTGAGTACTTCAGAGATCACATGCTCAAGCACTATGTGACACAGAACCCTCCTTTGCCTAGAGTCACTCTTCTCCAGCTAATGCGTGCAGTGGCCTATCCTGGGCAGAAGTTAGTAGCTATCCTTGGTACAACCCTACTTCATGAAAATGATGAAGGGAAAATTGAGAAGACTAAAATTAGATCTAAAGAAGAACTTGTAGGTCTCTATGGGAAGTATTTCCCCCAGTTTCCTGCTGATTTGGTTGAACTTGCTATTGACAAAATGaagtacaactttgaaaagtga
- the LOC140140178 gene encoding uncharacterized protein, translating to MVAATPYEFQHLIDEEYPPEYIITDYNQGFFPDVHAKLVGLPGKNLKFNKVVRNIDQSGDKVVVTTEGKHQYTADYVLVTFGIGVIQQGEVTFTPDLPPWKTEQIFRYQRGTIDSIFLRFSSSFWGDKEWIYHASERNDVDRHYYPVFLNLEAEGYYADSKMLVAFVTGEEALRVEGLTDGQVANEILAVLRSMFGAETVSTLEEIYVERWASDPFHYGLFSTWPVPSNVPVDAAQRLRAKVGRIFFAQQASDPFIG from the exons CACCATATGAGTTCCAACACCTAATAGATGAGGAATACCCTCCAGAATATATAATAACGGATTACAACCAAGGATTCTTTCCTGATGTACATGCTAAACTTGTAGGCCTACCGGGTAAAAACCTCAAGTTTAACAAG GTAGTGCGGAACATTGACCAATCTGGCGACAAAGTAGTTGTGACCACAGAAGGCAAACATCAATACACCGCTGATTATGTCCTGGTCACCTTCGGCATTGGAGTCATCCAACAAGGAGAGGTTACTTTCACTCCAGATCTTCCACCATGGAAGACGGAGCAGATCTTCCGCTATCAGAGGGGCACCATAGATTCAATCTTTCTGAGGTTTTCCAGCAGCTTCTGGGGGGATAAAGAGTGGATATATCATGCTAGCGAGCGTAATGATGTAGACCGTCATTATTACCCAG TGTTCTTGAATCTAGAAGCAGAGGGCTACTATGCTGACAGCAAGATGCTAGTGGCCTTTGTCACCGGTGAGGAGGCTCTCAGGGTAGAAGGACTGACAGATGGACAAGTTGCAAATGAG ATTCTTGCAGTCTTGCGATCCATGTTTGGAGCAGAAACGGTATCCACCTTGGAAGAAATCTATGTTGAACGTTGGGCATCTGACCCCTTCCACTacggtctattctcaacatggcCTGTTCCTTCCAATGTCCCAGTAGATGCAGCTCAGCGTCTCCGTGCCAAAGTTGGCCGCATATTCTTCGCCCAACAAGCTAGTGACCCCTTTATTGGGTAG